The Cupriavidus necator N-1 DNA window TCGGACAGCGCGTTGACCTTGGCGTCGATCTCGGCCTTGTCGCCGCCGCGAGCGGCGTCTTCCAGTTCCTTGATCGCGGCTTCGATCTTTTCCTTCTCGCCGCCTTCCAGCTTGTCACCGTATTCGGTGAGCGCCTTCTTGGTCGAGTGGATCAGCGCGTCGGCCTGGTTGCGGGCGTCAGCCAGCTCACGGGCCTTCTTGTCTTCCTCGGCATTGGCCTCGGCGTCCTTGACCATGCGCTGGATCTCGTCTTCCGACAGGCCCGAGTTCGCCTTGATGGTGATCCGGTTTTCCTTGCCGGTTGCCTTGTCCTTGGCGCCCACGTGCAGGATGCCGTTGGCGTCGATGTCGAACGACACTTCGATCTGCGGCGTGCCACGCGCTGCGGGCGGAATGCCTTCCAGGTTGAACTCGCCCAGCAGCTTGTTGCCGGAGGCCATTTCACGCTCGCCCTGGAACACCTTGATGGTCACCGCCGGCTGGTTGTCGTCGGCGGTCGAGAACACCTGCGCATGCTTGGTCGGGATGGTGGTGTTCTTGGTGATCATCTTGGTCATCACGCCACCCAGGGTTTCAATACCCAGCGACAGCGGCGTCACGTCCAGCAGCAGCACGTCGGTACGGTCGCCCGACAGCACCGAGCCCTGGATCGCGGCACCGACGGCCACGGCTTCATCCGGGTTCACGTCCTTGCGCGCTTCCTTGCCGAAGAACTCCTTGACCTGTTCCTGCACCTTGGGCATGCGGGTCATGCCGCCGACCAGGATCACGTCGTCGATGTCGCTGACCTTGACGCCCGCATCCTTGATAGCGATGCGGCACGGCTCGATGGTGCGCGTGATCAGCTCTTCCACCAGGGATTCGAGCTTGGCGCGGGTCATCTTCAGGTTCAGGTGCTTCGGACCCGAGGCATCGGCCGTGATGTACGGCAGGTTGATCTCGGTCTGCTGCGAGCTCGACAGTTCGATCTTGGCCTTTTCAGCGGCTTCCTTCAGGCGCTGCAGCG harbors:
- the dnaK gene encoding molecular chaperone DnaK — translated: MGKIIGIDLGTTNSCVAILEGNTPKVIENSEGARTTPSIIAYMEDGEILVGAPAKRQAVTNPRNTLYAVKRLIGRKFEEKEVQKDIGLMPYSIVKADNGDAWVSVRDQKLAPPQVSAEVLRKMKKTAEDYLGEPVTEAVITVPAYFNDSQRQATKDAGRIAGLDVKRIINEPTAAALAFGMDKNEKGDRKIAVYDLGGGTFDISIIEIADVDGEKQFEVLSTNGDTFLGGEDFDQRIIDYIISEFKKDQGVDLSKDVLALQRLKEAAEKAKIELSSSQQTEINLPYITADASGPKHLNLKMTRAKLESLVEELITRTIEPCRIAIKDAGVKVSDIDDVILVGGMTRMPKVQEQVKEFFGKEARKDVNPDEAVAVGAAIQGSVLSGDRTDVLLLDVTPLSLGIETLGGVMTKMITKNTTIPTKHAQVFSTADDNQPAVTIKVFQGEREMASGNKLLGEFNLEGIPPAARGTPQIEVSFDIDANGILHVGAKDKATGKENRITIKANSGLSEDEIQRMVKDAEANAEEDKKARELADARNQADALIHSTKKALTEYGDKLEGGEKEKIEAAIKELEDAARGGDKAEIDAKVNALSEVSQKLGEKVYADMQAKAGEGAAPGAAGAGAAGGQQAQPQDDNVVDAEFKEVNDKK